A window of the Virgibacillus pantothenticus genome harbors these coding sequences:
- a CDS encoding T7SS effector LXG polymorphic toxin, which translates to MFIKALYVSDLHSYIDKTISQLEQVHTQVNNIQKSIEGIIALEDAFKGKTAHSIRTFYQEVHMPFLLFLEGFITNYSNTLQEMKKSVQDMEPNKDGVIREDFLSQDVQRSFERMEQITMALTDEANAVLHSVKDIVNICDIDDGEFLDKVQHAKKMNRQTIEKLHAFDLHNTAKLEPIHQDIRMMKNYISQIRELGNNGKIRIGSYQARQLDDQKFHKALIRGIKTKAARNALELEVILGEAGKFLLSQHLPAAKMLISYLQKRFDSKTMDYSYRAIHAATAASGDRLTTGEFSTIEHQVVSKVKISDYKKEWHGVYYTLIDGRKVREFKESDGSVTYELVSSIPDDRRQNAFQKSAQAFQEIGSDVLKAAEDRNEAKFDSFYDFGNYITFGALNTGQDFSKGLQVRAENMLNTPKDFVNWLTVGGVDMMHGTISPEETYSKEHWLSSFGLFSTVVGTKSFLSKPKSGSKFADQNDVGEVISKNNTYTRSSLKIPTMLNIKEWMRTKIPKVNVVSDTTGSYHYTVSKGSSDLKKNNNNLKIEKGIYKANPNDNGYQQHTVERVKGTGKYNTGTIKHIYHGEINRRGKAVGYHHESMMGGKIIPGTEKAPDKNGVYEAKVEIDGKRKVAKSSFFPREWNRVDVLKAIDEAYQNKKQIGSNKYIGDTSSGIKIEMFLNKDGSIATAYPLYRK; encoded by the coding sequence ATGTTCATTAAGGCGCTTTATGTAAGCGACCTTCATAGCTATATTGACAAAACCATATCGCAGCTGGAACAAGTACATACACAAGTAAATAACATCCAGAAAAGCATAGAGGGCATTATAGCTTTGGAGGATGCGTTTAAAGGGAAAACGGCTCATTCTATTCGAACCTTCTATCAAGAGGTGCACATGCCGTTTCTGTTGTTCCTAGAAGGTTTTATTACGAATTACTCCAATACTTTACAGGAAATGAAAAAGTCGGTTCAAGACATGGAACCAAACAAAGATGGGGTTATTCGTGAGGATTTTCTTTCTCAAGATGTGCAACGAAGTTTTGAGCGAATGGAACAGATTACCATGGCGTTAACGGATGAGGCAAATGCCGTTCTTCACTCGGTTAAAGATATTGTTAACATTTGCGATATAGACGATGGGGAATTCCTAGATAAAGTACAGCATGCGAAAAAGATGAACCGTCAGACGATAGAGAAGCTCCACGCTTTTGACCTCCACAATACAGCTAAGCTAGAACCCATTCACCAAGATATTCGCATGATGAAGAATTATATTAGTCAAATCCGTGAGTTAGGAAACAATGGGAAGATACGTATTGGTAGTTACCAAGCCAGACAGCTAGACGATCAAAAGTTCCATAAAGCACTTATACGCGGTATTAAGACAAAAGCTGCGAGAAACGCTCTTGAATTAGAGGTTATACTTGGTGAGGCTGGCAAGTTTCTATTATCCCAGCACTTACCAGCAGCAAAAATGTTAATCAGCTATTTACAGAAACGCTTTGACTCGAAAACGATGGATTATAGCTACCGAGCTATACATGCAGCTACGGCAGCATCAGGTGACCGTTTAACTACAGGAGAATTTTCTACCATTGAGCACCAAGTGGTTTCTAAAGTAAAGATCTCGGATTATAAGAAAGAATGGCATGGTGTATACTATACGCTAATTGACGGCAGAAAAGTCCGTGAGTTTAAAGAATCTGATGGTTCCGTGACGTACGAATTGGTATCATCAATTCCAGATGATCGGAGGCAAAATGCATTTCAAAAGTCTGCTCAAGCGTTTCAAGAGATAGGTTCGGATGTATTAAAAGCAGCAGAGGATAGAAATGAAGCTAAATTCGACTCTTTTTATGATTTCGGAAATTATATTACTTTTGGTGCATTGAATACGGGACAGGACTTTTCAAAAGGTCTTCAGGTCCGGGCAGAAAATATGTTGAATACACCAAAAGACTTTGTTAACTGGCTTACTGTTGGTGGAGTAGACATGATGCATGGGACAATAAGTCCTGAAGAAACGTATTCCAAAGAACATTGGTTATCTAGTTTTGGTTTGTTTTCAACGGTTGTTGGTACAAAGTCGTTCCTTTCTAAGCCAAAATCTGGTAGTAAGTTTGCGGACCAAAACGACGTTGGAGAAGTAATTTCTAAAAATAATACGTATACAAGGTCCTCTCTAAAAATTCCTACGATGTTGAATATAAAGGAATGGATGAGAACTAAAATACCTAAAGTCAATGTAGTTAGTGATACGACAGGCAGCTATCACTATACAGTGAGTAAGGGAAGTAGTGATTTAAAAAAGAATAACAACAATCTTAAAATCGAAAAAGGCATCTATAAGGCTAACCCTAATGATAATGGGTACCAACAGCATACAGTTGAGAGGGTTAAGGGTACGGGTAAATATAATACGGGAACGATAAAACACATTTATCATGGTGAAATTAATAGACGCGGGAAAGCGGTTGGATATCATCATGAAAGTATGATGGGTGGAAAGATTATTCCTGGAACCGAGAAAGCACCTGATAAAAATGGGGTTTATGAAGCCAAAGTTGAAATTGATGGAAAGAGAAAAGTAGCCAAATCTAGTTTCTTTCCGAGGGAATGGAATCGTGTAGATGTGTTAAAAGCTATTGATGAAGCCTATCAAAATAAAAAACAGATAGGTTCTAATAAGTATATAGGTGACACTTCATCAGGAATTAAAATAGAAATGTTCTTGAATAAGGACGGTTCAATAGCTACAGCCTATCCTTTATATCGTAAATAG
- the sigK gene encoding RNA polymerase sporulation sigma factor SigK, with amino-acid sequence MSGILSALALLIKEAMFFVSYVKNHAFPQPLPPDEEKKYIQQMQDGSETARNKLIEHNLRLVAHIVKKFENTGEDAEDLISIGTIGLIKGVESYSSGKGTKLATYAARCIENEILMHLRALKKVKKDVSLHDPIGQDKEGNEISLIDILEAENQNIIEFIQLNMEIEKMEDYFAILDKREREVIVYRYGLNDEKELTQREIAKKLNISRSYVSRIEKRALMKVFHEYYRKEHRK; translated from the coding sequence TTGTCCGGCATTTTAAGTGCACTCGCTTTACTTATTAAAGAAGCGATGTTCTTTGTATCTTATGTAAAAAATCACGCTTTTCCCCAGCCTTTACCACCCGATGAAGAAAAAAAATATATCCAACAAATGCAGGACGGAAGCGAGACAGCACGCAATAAATTAATTGAACATAATCTCCGGCTCGTGGCACATATTGTTAAGAAATTTGAAAATACTGGTGAAGATGCCGAAGACCTTATTTCCATTGGAACCATCGGCTTAATTAAAGGCGTTGAAAGCTATTCCTCTGGAAAAGGAACAAAACTTGCTACTTATGCAGCTCGATGTATAGAGAATGAAATATTAATGCATTTACGTGCATTAAAGAAAGTTAAAAAGGATGTTTCGCTTCACGATCCAATTGGTCAAGATAAAGAAGGAAATGAGATTAGCCTGATTGATATTTTAGAAGCAGAAAACCAAAATATAATTGAATTTATTCAGTTAAATATGGAGATCGAAAAGATGGAAGATTACTTTGCGATTTTAGATAAGCGCGAGCGTGAAGTAATTGTTTATCGGTATGGCTTAAACGATGAAAAAGAATTAACACAACGAGAAATTGCCAAAAAATTAAACATATCAAGAAGTTACGTTTCCCGAATTGAAAAACGAGCTTTAATGAAAGTATTTCATGAATATTACAGAAAAGAACATAGAAAGTAA
- the murQ gene encoding N-acetylmuramic acid 6-phosphate etherase, with the protein MLEKLTTESRNENTYNIDAMSIKDVVTIMNQEDKKIANVIETQLSVIEKTIYLVIDSFQKGGRLVYIGAGTSGRLGVLDAVECVPTFGVSPEMVQGIIAGGDKAFLQAVEGVEDDALQGEKDLQKMDITEADTVIGIAASGRTPYVIGALKYANKIKAHTVSIACNKGAIMNKYANVAIELETGPEVLTGSTRLKAGSAQKMVLNMISTAAMIGIGKVYQNLMVDLKATNKKLVDRSNRIIMDATGVSTDIAEDYLQRSNNNVKIAIVMILLQCSYDEAHKRILQADGFVRKALNKEEDAE; encoded by the coding sequence ATGTTGGAAAAACTAACTACTGAATCCAGAAATGAAAACACTTACAATATCGATGCAATGTCCATTAAGGATGTTGTAACAATCATGAATCAAGAAGATAAGAAAATTGCTAACGTCATAGAAACGCAACTTTCAGTAATAGAAAAAACGATTTATCTCGTTATTGATTCTTTTCAAAAAGGTGGAAGATTAGTATATATTGGTGCTGGTACTAGCGGGAGACTAGGTGTCCTAGATGCTGTAGAGTGTGTGCCCACTTTTGGTGTGTCACCAGAAATGGTTCAAGGAATTATTGCGGGTGGTGATAAAGCCTTTTTACAAGCAGTTGAAGGAGTAGAAGATGATGCTCTGCAAGGTGAAAAAGATTTACAGAAGATGGACATCACAGAAGCGGATACGGTGATTGGAATTGCGGCTAGTGGGAGAACGCCTTATGTTATAGGGGCTTTAAAATATGCAAATAAAATAAAAGCACATACGGTTAGTATTGCTTGTAACAAGGGGGCGATCATGAACAAATATGCAAATGTTGCAATTGAATTGGAAACAGGTCCAGAGGTGCTTACCGGTTCCACAAGGTTAAAAGCTGGATCTGCACAAAAGATGGTATTAAATATGATTTCTACAGCTGCAATGATTGGAATCGGGAAAGTCTACCAAAACCTAATGGTCGATTTAAAAGCAACGAATAAAAAATTGGTAGACAGATCAAATCGCATTATTATGGATGCGACAGGGGTTAGTACAGATATAGCAGAAGATTATTTACAGCGCTCAAATAATAATGTAAAAATTGCAATTGTAATGATTTTATTACAATGCTCCTATGACGAAGCACATAAAAGGATTCTCCAGGCGGATGGTTTTGTTAGAAAAGCGCTAAATAAAGAGGAGGATGCGGAATGA
- a CDS encoding PTS transporter subunit EIIC encodes MKKEAKMAQDIFSFIGGAENIQQISHCMTRLRLKLKDDSKADLDALKNVSGVMGVVVDETLQVVIGPGTVNRVAEQLSQITGLGIGEEQGPDKDHLTFEERAALEKQQIKQKNKTPFKNFLRRLGNIFIPLIPGLVASGIINGGANFAKNAGADPETTLMQILLLFGGAIFTYLAVLVGWNTAKEFGGTPVLGAIAGMFLFNPLLENITIYGEALVSGRGGLFGVIFAAWLMSFLEKRVRKIIPAAVDIIFTPLITVLILGFASLYAIMPVAGVISDGITEGLTTLIDMGGFIAGAVLAGFFLPLVMVGLHHGLTPIHLELINTFDNTALLTILAMAGAGQVGAAIAIYVKTKNKRLQNIIKGGLPVGFLGIGEPLLYGVTLPLGRPFITACLGAAMGGGFQAIMQTAAKGIGVSGLSLIPLIDDGKYIMYFLGLVISYAGGFILTYLFGFNESMAKDI; translated from the coding sequence ATGAAAAAGGAAGCGAAAATGGCGCAGGATATTTTTAGCTTCATAGGCGGAGCAGAGAATATTCAACAAATAAGTCACTGTATGACTCGATTGAGACTTAAGCTCAAAGACGATAGTAAAGCAGATTTGGATGCTCTAAAAAATGTAAGCGGTGTCATGGGGGTCGTCGTTGATGAAACTCTACAAGTTGTGATTGGACCGGGAACAGTTAATCGTGTTGCTGAGCAATTAAGTCAAATAACAGGATTAGGAATCGGAGAAGAACAGGGACCGGATAAAGATCATTTAACGTTTGAAGAAAGAGCAGCGCTTGAAAAACAACAAATAAAGCAAAAAAATAAAACGCCGTTCAAAAATTTTCTACGTCGCTTAGGAAACATCTTTATACCATTAATCCCTGGCTTGGTTGCCTCAGGGATTATCAATGGAGGAGCCAACTTCGCCAAAAACGCAGGTGCTGATCCTGAAACAACCTTAATGCAAATTTTACTTCTCTTCGGAGGCGCTATCTTTACCTATTTAGCAGTGCTTGTTGGTTGGAATACGGCAAAGGAATTTGGTGGCACACCTGTATTAGGTGCGATCGCCGGAATGTTTTTGTTTAATCCGTTGCTTGAGAATATTACGATTTATGGTGAGGCGTTAGTTTCAGGTCGTGGAGGGTTATTTGGAGTAATTTTTGCAGCCTGGTTAATGAGCTTTTTAGAAAAACGAGTTCGAAAAATAATCCCAGCAGCAGTGGATATCATTTTTACTCCATTGATTACCGTTTTAATTTTAGGTTTCGCTTCTTTATATGCAATCATGCCAGTAGCTGGTGTCATATCTGATGGTATAACAGAAGGGTTAACCACACTAATTGACATGGGTGGATTTATTGCTGGGGCAGTTTTAGCTGGCTTCTTCCTTCCATTAGTTATGGTTGGATTGCACCATGGATTAACTCCTATTCATTTAGAACTCATAAATACTTTTGACAATACAGCTCTACTTACCATACTAGCTATGGCTGGAGCTGGGCAAGTTGGAGCTGCAATTGCCATTTATGTAAAAACAAAAAATAAACGCTTACAAAATATTATTAAAGGTGGTTTACCAGTAGGGTTTTTAGGCATTGGCGAACCGCTGCTTTATGGAGTGACTTTACCTTTAGGACGACCATTTATTACAGCCTGTCTAGGGGCAGCAATGGGAGGTGGTTTTCAAGCAATAATGCAAACAGCGGCTAAAGGTATCGGTGTCTCCGGTTTATCACTAATTCCACTTATTGATGATGGAAAATATATAATGTACTTTTTAGGTTTGGTTATATCTTATGCTGGTGGATTTATCTTGACGTATCTGTTTGGTTTTAATGAAAGTATGGCTAAAGATATATAA
- a CDS encoding DUF871 domain-containing protein, whose product MLGISVYIGMQNLEEQVAYLKKMKANGFHSIFTSLHIPEDDPTKYKNQLQALAKLARELNMELVADISPTSLSALGFDWETASELLNWGLTGLRVDYGIDEDIIVRLSKQMKIALNASTLTPAFLDNLILKGLDISSVEAWHNYYPRPETGLGWGDFINQNKLLKEAGLSIMAFIPGDDELRGPLYETLPTLEAHRSVSPFVAYLDLVNKGMVDKILIGDSGVSSKVLEQFSAYQRNEILLHAVPGTEVSQTELNLVKGTHTNRVDRARDCIRSVESRHYASVGALQIPAANCRERPAGSITIDNQRYKRYQGEIQITTRDLPKDKRVNVIGRVVPEELMLLRWIVGGQKFTIQWV is encoded by the coding sequence ATGCTAGGTATCTCCGTATACATTGGAATGCAAAATTTAGAAGAACAAGTAGCTTATTTAAAGAAAATGAAAGCAAACGGTTTTCATTCTATTTTTACATCCCTACATATCCCCGAAGATGATCCGACTAAATATAAAAATCAACTGCAAGCATTAGCGAAGCTGGCAAGAGAATTGAACATGGAGCTTGTGGCCGATATCTCTCCAACTTCTCTATCTGCTTTGGGATTTGATTGGGAAACAGCTTCCGAGTTATTAAATTGGGGGTTAACGGGCTTACGTGTAGACTACGGTATTGATGAAGATATCATTGTACGTTTATCGAAACAAATGAAAATTGCATTAAATGCTAGTACACTAACTCCTGCTTTTTTAGATAATTTAATATTAAAAGGATTGGACATTTCTTCGGTTGAAGCGTGGCATAATTATTACCCACGTCCAGAAACTGGTTTAGGATGGGGAGATTTTATCAATCAAAATAAGTTGTTAAAAGAAGCTGGGTTGTCCATCATGGCGTTTATTCCTGGCGATGATGAATTAAGAGGGCCACTTTACGAAACACTTCCGACATTAGAAGCACACCGATCCGTTTCCCCCTTTGTCGCATATTTGGATCTTGTCAACAAAGGTATGGTGGATAAAATTCTAATAGGGGATAGCGGGGTTAGTTCGAAGGTATTAGAGCAGTTTTCTGCTTATCAAAGAAATGAAATTCTTCTCCATGCTGTACCGGGTACAGAAGTATCGCAAACAGAGTTAAACCTAGTTAAGGGGACTCATACTAATCGGGTTGATCGTGCACGTGATTGTATCCGTTCGGTTGAATCCAGACATTACGCTTCCGTGGGAGCATTACAAATCCCCGCTGCAAACTGTAGAGAACGACCAGCAGGCTCGATTACGATTGATAATCAGCGCTATAAGCGATATCAAGGAGAAATACAAATAACAACTAGAGATTTACCGAAAGATAAGCGTGTAAATGTGATTGGAAGAGTAGTTCCTGAGGAGTTAATGTTATTAAGGTGGATAGTGGGTGGGCAAAAGTTTACAATTCAATGGGTTTAG
- the mnhG gene encoding monovalent cation/H(+) antiporter subunit G, with protein MIETWINIVLNLLVALFVLAGTFFILSASIGVVRFPDVYTKLHAATKASTLGIAFILIGAFTYLYLEHSIVSGKLLLAIVFIMLTAPVGAHMMGRAAHTSGVKPYLKNRNDEYEHAVKVYKKKNQ; from the coding sequence TTGATAGAGACGTGGATTAACATTGTTTTAAATCTTTTAGTTGCGTTATTTGTTTTAGCAGGTACATTCTTTATACTGTCTGCGTCTATTGGCGTTGTTCGTTTTCCAGATGTATATACAAAATTACATGCTGCGACAAAAGCTTCTACGTTAGGGATTGCTTTTATCCTTATTGGAGCTTTTACGTATTTGTACTTAGAGCATTCTATTGTTAGTGGGAAGTTACTATTAGCAATTGTATTTATCATGTTAACTGCTCCAGTCGGTGCTCACATGATGGGTAGAGCTGCACATACATCTGGGGTAAAACCGTATTTAAAAAACCGTAATGATGAATATGAACATGCTGTAAAAGTATATAAGAAAAAAAATCAATAA
- a CDS encoding Na(+)/H(+) antiporter subunit F1 — MTNILTATDNILQITLMISFIGIALSLALLLYRVITGPTQPERAVALDAIGINLMGLAGLMSIYLVTTKLNDVILLIGILAFLSTLAIAKYLEKGVIIDRDVD; from the coding sequence ATGACGAATATATTAACAGCAACTGACAATATATTACAGATAACTCTCATGATCTCATTTATTGGCATAGCACTATCACTAGCTCTCTTGCTATACCGAGTCATTACAGGTCCTACGCAACCTGAACGAGCTGTTGCACTTGATGCAATTGGCATTAATTTAATGGGGCTTGCAGGTCTTATGTCTATCTATTTGGTAACTACAAAACTAAATGACGTCATTTTGCTCATTGGAATTCTTGCATTTCTCTCAACGCTTGCAATTGCAAAATACCTAGAAAAGGGTGTTATCATTGATAGAGACGTGGATTAA
- a CDS encoding Na+/H+ antiporter subunit E, producing the protein MAFQIVINLIIAFMWMFLGESYSVSSFIAGYILGILLLFLLRRFIPDTFYLRRVIKIISLILLFIKELISSNIEIVKLVYTPKPDFEPGIFTLPTELKSNWEITLLANLITLTPGTLSVAVSRDNTKLFIHAMDINDSDESIQSIKNTFEKAIMEVTR; encoded by the coding sequence ATGGCTTTTCAGATCGTAATTAACTTAATTATCGCCTTTATGTGGATGTTCTTAGGAGAGTCCTATTCTGTTTCAAGCTTCATTGCTGGATATATATTGGGTATACTGCTTTTATTTCTATTACGCCGGTTTATACCTGACACGTTTTATTTACGACGGGTTATAAAAATTATAAGTTTAATTTTACTATTTATTAAAGAGCTGATTTCTTCTAATATTGAAATTGTCAAGCTCGTTTACACACCAAAACCCGATTTTGAACCAGGTATATTTACGTTACCAACTGAACTTAAGAGTAACTGGGAAATTACGTTGCTTGCAAATTTAATTACCTTGACTCCAGGAACATTATCCGTTGCTGTCTCTCGTGATAATACAAAATTGTTCATTCATGCAATGGATATTAATGATAGCGATGAGTCCATTCAGTCTATTAAAAATACGTTTGAAAAAGCGATCATGGAGGTGACAAGATGA
- a CDS encoding Na+/H+ antiporter subunit D, with protein sequence MSNLAILPIIIPLIAAIVLIFFNKSVHISRALAKLFSIISLGTAGYITWYVLEHGSVILETGDWIAPYGIVLVMDGLAAILVLTTNVITTACAFYAPHAGLEKRERFYFYPFFFFLITGVSGAFITGDLFNLFVFFEVLLMASYGLIVLGGGKVQLRESLKYLLINLFSSMLFVTTVAFLYAVVGTVNMAQIAERVQEVEQQGIITTIGILLFFVFATKAALFPLYYWLPKSYIVPNPVISALFGALLTKVGIYSILRVFSLIFVHRTDLTHEMFIWIAGLSMIFGVIGALSTSNIKLIIAYNIIPAIGFILLGIGVLNESGISGSIYYLVNDMIIKTALFLLVGIISYVAGTSDLRKMGGLIHYYPSLGWLLFLSAAVLAGLPPFSGFIGKLLLLKGAFEQGEIAIVIIGLLTSLLILYSIVKIFINGFWGDKETMGNIEKKPIKGLLTPVAALLALAVLLGVGAELFYPSIESIAAYLLDPEIYIDSVLKE encoded by the coding sequence ATGAGTAATTTAGCAATACTGCCAATCATCATCCCATTAATAGCAGCTATCGTTCTTATTTTTTTCAATAAGAGTGTTCACATCTCCAGAGCGTTGGCGAAGCTGTTTTCCATTATTAGCTTGGGAACAGCGGGATACATCACCTGGTATGTACTTGAACATGGTTCCGTTATCTTGGAAACAGGAGACTGGATTGCTCCTTACGGGATCGTTTTAGTCATGGATGGCTTAGCTGCAATATTAGTGTTAACAACAAATGTTATTACAACTGCATGTGCCTTTTATGCACCACACGCTGGTTTAGAAAAAAGGGAACGTTTTTACTTCTATCCATTTTTCTTTTTCCTTATCACGGGCGTTTCCGGTGCATTTATAACAGGTGATTTGTTTAACCTGTTTGTATTCTTTGAGGTACTACTAATGGCTTCCTATGGGCTAATTGTATTAGGAGGCGGAAAGGTTCAGTTAAGAGAATCACTTAAATACTTGTTAATTAATCTATTTTCATCCATGCTGTTTGTTACGACCGTTGCCTTTTTATATGCAGTTGTTGGTACCGTCAATATGGCGCAAATTGCTGAGCGGGTTCAAGAAGTGGAACAGCAGGGTATTATTACAACGATTGGGATTTTACTGTTCTTTGTTTTTGCGACAAAGGCAGCATTATTTCCGCTCTACTACTGGTTACCGAAGTCATATATCGTCCCTAACCCTGTTATTTCTGCTTTGTTCGGTGCTCTATTGACTAAAGTAGGGATTTACTCTATTTTACGAGTATTTTCACTCATATTTGTCCACCGAACAGATTTAACCCATGAAATGTTTATCTGGATAGCAGGCTTATCGATGATATTCGGAGTAATTGGGGCATTGTCTACGTCAAATATTAAACTGATCATCGCTTATAACATCATTCCAGCCATTGGATTTATACTATTAGGAATTGGTGTTTTGAATGAATCTGGAATTAGTGGTTCTATTTATTATCTTGTTAACGATATGATTATTAAAACAGCGCTGTTTTTATTAGTCGGAATTATCTCTTATGTGGCCGGAACCTCTGATTTACGCAAAATGGGCGGGCTTATTCATTACTACCCATCATTAGGGTGGCTGTTGTTTTTATCAGCTGCAGTTTTAGCTGGACTCCCTCCCTTCAGTGGATTTATAGGCAAGTTGTTATTGCTTAAGGGAGCTTTTGAGCAAGGGGAAATAGCCATCGTTATTATTGGCTTATTAACCAGTCTGCTCATCCTTTATTCTATTGTTAAAATATTTATAAACGGCTTCTGGGGCGATAAAGAAACAATGGGGAACATAGAAAAGAAGCCGATCAAAGGCTTGTTGACACCAGTTGCGGCCCTATTAGCTCTAGCTGTTTTGCTAGGAGTAGGAGCAGAATTATTTTATCCGAGTATCGAGTCTATAGCAGCTTATTTACTTGATCCGGAAATCTATATCGATTCTGTGCTAAAGGAGTAA
- a CDS encoding Na(+)/H(+) antiporter subunit C, with the protein MEIITSILAGILFATAIYNMLQKQLLRIVIGTALLSHGAHILIFTMGRLKTGQPPILIDGIESYTDPLPQALILTSIVISFGVTSLLLVLAYRSTQENGTDNMEQLRGNENE; encoded by the coding sequence ATGGAAATAATAACGTCTATATTAGCAGGTATATTGTTTGCTACTGCAATTTACAATATGCTGCAAAAACAATTGCTACGAATTGTTATAGGTACTGCATTACTTTCACATGGTGCTCACATTCTCATTTTTACAATGGGAAGATTAAAAACTGGTCAGCCACCTATCTTGATTGACGGAATCGAAAGCTATACTGATCCATTGCCTCAGGCTTTAATTCTGACGTCTATTGTGATTAGTTTTGGTGTAACCAGTTTACTCTTAGTATTAGCTTACAGATCCACACAAGAAAATGGAACGGACAATATGGAACAATTGAGGGGTAACGAAAATGAGTAA